In Hemiscyllium ocellatum isolate sHemOce1 chromosome 20, sHemOce1.pat.X.cur, whole genome shotgun sequence, one genomic interval encodes:
- the pld6 gene encoding mitochondrial cardiolipin hydrolase — MILTVGSGWRGLLAVAGLSLTVEGLYYLIRYLKRFRERRPQVLFFPAPVTCVRPLLLSSPGHCNCSLSHRESALSCLTRLLLSARRSLDVCVFTISSVELSSSVLAVHGRGVRVRVITDSDYMALAGSQVGAFRRAGIEVRHDQDANYMHHKFAVIDGLILITGSLNWSAQGIFGNKENVIIIKNTDVVKAFIEEFERLWNEYDPAKYSFSPKS, encoded by the exons ATGATTCTAACGGTTGGCTCGGGCTGGCGAGGCTTGCTGGCAGTGGCCGGCCTTTCACTCACGGTCGAAGGACTCTACTATCTCATTCGTTACCTAAAGCGGTTTCGCGAGCGGCGGCCGCAGGTACTTTTCTTCCCCGCGCCGGTGACGTGCGTACGTCCACTGCTGCTTTCGAGTCCCGGCCATTGTAACTGTAGCCTGTCCCACCGGGAGAGTGCACTGAGCTGCCTGACCCGCCTGTTGCTCAGTGCTCGCCGCTCCCTCGATGTCTGCGTGTTCACCATCTCCAGCGTAGAGTTGAGCAGCTCAGTGCTAGCGGTGCACGGCCGCGGGGTGCGGGTACGGGTCATCACTGACTCGGATTACATGGCGTTAGCCGGCTCGCAGGTCGGCGCCTTCAGGAGAGCTG GTATAGAAGTCAGACATGATCAGGATGCAAACTACATGCACCACAAATTTGCTGTGATTGATGGATTGATCCTCATAACTGGATCTTTGAACTGGAGTGCCCAAGGAATTTTTGGGAATAAAGAAAATGTAATCATAATTAAAAACACTGATGTTGTCAAGGCATTTATTGAAGAATTTGAACGACTTTGGAATGAATATGATCCGGCAAAGTATAGCTTTTCTCCTAAAAGCTGA